Genomic window (Candidatus Nitrosocosmicus franklandus):
ATCCGGAGCTAAAGATAATAACATGTCATCTTGGAAACCCATGGTTTTTGGATTGTCAAGAGATTATCTACAAGAATAAAAATGTGTATGCAGATATTTCTGGACTGGTATTAGGGGACTTTACAGAATTTTATGAAAAATATTTGGTTGGAAAAATTACAGATTTCTTAAACTATGCAGGTGAGCCAAAGTATCTTTTGTATGGAACAGATTGGCCAATATCAAGTATGAAATCCTATCTGAATTTTGTTTCAAAATTAGATCTCAATGATCAGGAACGAGAACTGATCATGTTCGAAAACTCAAAAAGATTGTTTAAGTTATAATTGATATTAGTTGGCACCTATTGTGAATGGAGATCAATCTATTGATTTCTTGCTTTGGATTTAAAACAAACCAATTAAATTATCACCTAAAGGTCTCTATATTAGAAAAAATAGGGTTTCTTATACAAATATCGGAGATAATTGTAGAACAACTGGCAAAGTTAACCTACTTGCATAAGACTAAAAGGATTACATTGTATTATCAAAGGATAAAATCACATTTAACTTATGTTACTAAATTAGTGTTATAAGAATTTTAGCAATAATAAATGAGATAAAATGCCTTGTCGGACATGGCATGTAGTTTATTTCTTGGGTCTTTTGACTTTTGACAATACTCTTATCTTTACATTATATATTGGATCTCCGTTTTGTAAAAACAAGTCTGACTTTGTAACTCCTGCAACGCTGTTTTTTAATCTTAATTTAGTACCATCGTCTAGTAAATATTCATTCCACTTTTCAGAAGAAATCGAATAAGGCAATTCCTTACTAGATACCGATTCTAATTCTTCTTTTGAATAAACTTTGGAGTGAGAAGGACCCTTTGCTTTATCTGAAAAGACAAAAGATTGTATTGATTGAAAATCAAATTCATATTCGCTTGATGGGTTAGTTTTAGATTTTTTGACCCCTGTTAATACAACTCTGCTTTTAAGTTTAGTTCCATCACCGAGAAGATAAGAATCCCAATACTCTTTGATTACCTTAAAGTCAATAGTCGCTGAATCATCCATTTATCTATTTTGAGAGGAGACGTACATATTTTAATTAATATGTATTGCGCACAGCCATCTCTAACTTAGGCTCTAACAGTATCAATAGTCTTGAAAAGCCTATAATAGACTATCAAATATAGATTTCAAAAGAAAAAATTTGATTCCCAGGGCCTGACAGAACAGAATACTAGCACCATGAAATAAAAGAATTAACAAAAGAAATCGTTAATATCAAAGCTTCTTAAACCTAAACTAATTTAATGGGATTAGCTCCTCGTGAAAAGGAGTGCTAATTTTGAAATATTTATTGTCACCATTACTTCCTTTTCTATACTCTTAGTATTATTACAGTATTTTTATGATCCAATCGGAGATGTACTCGTGGCAATTTTGTTGTTCGATGTAGCCGTTTCAATTATTTTATGCACGGACTTGTTATTGAGGGCACGAGATTCAAAGAATCCATCGAAATACATTCTTAAACATGTTTATGAAATCCCAGCTCTTATTCCGGTTTACGCCATATTTCTTTTAAGTGGAGAAACAATATTTGGAGTGGGGTTAAAAAGTTTCAGATTCATCCACATATTTAGACTAATTCACACGTTATCGAGAGTAATAATAGTATTCGATGAAATAAAGAATAGGCTAATTTTTATAACTTTCTTGTCAATAGCTACGGTTACTGCAGGAGCTTTGGGTGTTTATGTTGTAGAGAAGAGTGCCCCTGGAACAACTATAACCAATTTAGACGATGCCTTTTGGTGGGCAATAGTAACAGTAACGACCGTAGGCTACGGGGACATATACCCGGTCACATTTGAAGGACGAGTGATTGCAACGGTTGTCATGATTATAGGTATAGCAATACTAGGGATCTTGATTTCAACTTTGGGAGCACAACTCATAGAGTCCAGAATTAAGAGACAGAGCAAGAAGGAAGAAAATAATATCAAAGAATTAATCAAAAATAAAATAGATAGGATAGAAGGATTACAAAGCGAGGAAATTAT
Coding sequences:
- a CDS encoding ion channel — its product is MKRSANFEIFIVTITSFSILLVLLQYFYDPIGDVLVAILLFDVAVSIILCTDLLLRARDSKNPSKYILKHVYEIPALIPVYAIFLLSGETIFGVGLKSFRFIHIFRLIHTLSRVIIVFDEIKNRLIFITFLSIATVTAGALGVYVVEKSAPGTTITNLDDAFWWAIVTVTTVGYGDIYPVTFEGRVIATVVMIIGIAILGILISTLGAQLIESRIKRQSKKEENNIKELIKNKIDRIEGLQSEEIITLLNMISSLHGELNRGLSKEQEVECPECKNINPDNAVYCYRCGNKITTGNP